From the genome of Pseudomonas mohnii:
CACCCCCCCTGTGGCGAGGGAGCTCGCTCCCGCCGGGTCGCGCAGCGGCCCCAAACCCTGCATTCCGACAAACCTTTCCCACAGGTGCTCATTCACCATCGGCTCTGCCCCCCCAGCAAACCTAACAGTTCTGATAGTTCCCGCAGGTTCCAACCCCCCCAATACTGTTCGCCACCACGTCAGCCTTTCGGGAGCGCCCAACATGCCAGCAACACGCGCAACACTGCTCTGCCACTACCGCTACGACGCCCTCGACCGCTTGACCGGCCAGGGGCTGACTGACGCGCCACCCCTTCAGCGCTTCTACTGCAAAAGCCGCCTGGCCACTGAAATTCAGGGAGCGTTGCGGCAAAGCATTTTCCAGCACGACGACTGGCTGCTGGCGCAACAACAGCAACAGGGTGTCGAGCACGACACCGCGCTGCTGGCGATTGATCAGCAACGCTCGGTGCTCAACACTCTCAAAGCCAACCACCAGGCACAACCCATCGCCTATGCGCCCTATGGTCACCGCCAAGCGACAAATGGATGGATGAGTTTGATGGGGTTCAATGGCGAACGGCCTGACCCACTGACCGGGCATTATCTGCTGGGTAATGGTTATCGGGCGTTTAATCCGGTGTTGATGCGATTTAACAGTCCGGACAGTTGGAGTCCGTTTGATAGCGGCGGTTTGAATGCGTATGCCTATGCTTTGGGAAACCCGATTAATCGTGTTGATCCAACAGGTCACTTTTCATTTGGAGCGAAAGGGCTTTTAATCGGACTAAGTGTAGCGGGACTTGGATTAGGGACAGCAGGCATTATCACTAAAAACGAAGCACTTACATACGTCGGAGTTGGCATTTTGGCTGCTGGCGCGGCGGGGGTGTTAGGTCGTTATTTTATAGGCGCATCTACTGCGAAAATCAGTAATACGAAGCCGTTATTTACCGATCACAAACGTGTTTATCTCGCAGAGCAAAAACTTTCGAAGGGTAGAGGCAAACGTCTGATAATTGATGCCCATGGCGATGGGACTAGGGTAGACAAATATTACCCAGAAGAACTGGCGGACGCAGTACTGAAAAAACATCCTGACTTTGACGAAAAATTTACAAATGTAAAACTAATGAGCTGCAATGGCGCAGACGGTGGTATTAATTCATATGGCCAACAATTAGCCAACAACCTTAACAAACCTGTAAAAGCATACGAGGGAGTTATGGCCGGTCTTGGCCCGGCACAACCATTATCACGACTATTAAAAATCACATCCACTGTCACAACAACGACAACATATAAAGGTGCGCACTATAAGTACAATCCCGCCATCTTCACTCCAAACATTCGAAGTTCTTAGGGTTCGTGAAACTTTTTCGTCGCACCGAAAATTTTTTTGGTCAACACCAAACTTTTTCAGGATAGCCTTTAAAGGGACGGATCATCCGCCCCTTTTTACTTTAACGTCAGATAACCGCAACGCCTGCCCCGTATCTCCGGCATCGGCAGATAAACCATCGCACTGATCGCCTAGACCCCTCCGAATAAACAACCAACCCTGTGGCGAGGGAGCTCGCACCCCGCCGGGCCACGCAGCGGCCCCAAACCCTGCGTTCCGACAAACCTTTCTCACAGGTGATCATTCACCATCGGCTCTGCCCCCCCAGCAAACCTAACAGTTCTGATAGTTCCCGCCCGTTCCGAAACCCCCAATACTGTTCTCCACCACGCCAGCCTTTCGGAAGCGCCCACCATGCCAGCAAAGCGCACAACACTGCTGTGCCACTATCGCTACGACGCCCTCGACCGCTTGACCGGCCAGGGGCTGACTGACGCGCCACCCCTTCAGCGCTTCTACTGCAAAAGCCGCCTGGCCACTGAAATTCAGGGGGCGTTGCGCCAAACCCTCTTCCAGCACGACGACTGGCTACTGGCGCAACAACAGCAACAGGGTGTCGAGCACGACACACTGTTGCTGGCGACGGATCAGCAACGCTCGGTGTTGAACACACTCAAAGCCAACCACCAGGCACAGCCCATCGCCTATGCGCCCTATGGTCACCGCCAAGCGACAAATGGATGGATGAGTTTGATGGGGTTCAATGGGGAACGGCCTGACCCACTGACCGGGCACTATTTGCTGGGTAATGGCTATCGAGCGTTTAATCCGGTACTGATGCGGTTTAACAGCCCGGACAGTTTGAGTCCGTTTGGTAAGGGTGGGTTGAATTCGTATGCTTATTGCCTTGGGGACCCTATCAATTTCTCTGATAACTCAGGCCGCGTCCCTTCAAAATTCACCGCCCTTTACCTTTTTCGTGCTCAAAAATCTATAAAAAGAACTCTATCTGTACCTGAGTTATACATTTCAGATATCGCCAAGGTCGATTTTTTTGCATTTCATGGAACTGGAAAAACACAAGCAAGGAAACTTATTAAAGAGGGTGTACTACTTAGAAACACTAAACTCAAGGGAGATCAAAGAGGATTTTTCGGCTCTCCAGACATATCAACTACATATGAATATGCCAGAAAGCAAGAACTTAAAAACACAAACATCAAAATACCCACACACCAAATATATGAAAAAGATAATATAGTTGAAATTCATGTTAGAAACCTCACCAGCATGAAACAAGGCATTGACTACGACTATAATTTCTATGAGCTTGGGCATCCTATAAAACGTGACTCGATGGAATTTTTTATCGCAAATCATAAATCCAGGGCTATCGAAATCAGAGCACTTGGGGACACGTCCGAACCCAAAAAAATACGCCTCAGGTCTCATGAAGCTCCATTTTGATCATTGGATACTTTCTTAAAAATATTATTTTCGTATGGCAATGAGCTGAGAAGTTGGAGCCAACGCTCTGCAGCGAGGGAACTTGCTCCCGCCGGATCGCCTAGCGCCCCCAATCTCTGCGATCGCTGTCATGAAGACAGACTTCATCCTAAGGATTTGCGACGGCTGCACAGCCGAGCGGAACAACGCGGCATTCCGACAACTCCTTCCCACAGGTGATCACTCACCATCGGCTCTGCCCCCCCAGCAAACCTAACAGTTCTGATAGTTCCCGCAGGTTCCGACCCCCCCAATACTGTTCGCCACCACGCCAGCCTTTCGGGAGCGCCCAACATGCCAGCAACACGCGCAACACTGCTCTGCCAATACCGCTACGACGCCCTCGACCGCTTGACCGGCCAGGGGCTGACTGACGCGCCACCCCTTCAGCGCTTCTACTGCAAAAGCCGCCTGGCCACTGAAATTCAGGAGGCGTTGCGCCAAACCCTCTTCCAGCACGGTGACTGGCTGCTGGCGCAACAACAGCAACAGGGTGTCGAACACGACACCACGCTGCTGGCGATTGATCAGCAACGCTCGGTGCTCAACACTCTCAAAGCCAACCACCAGGCACAACCCATCGCCTTTGCGCCCTATGGTCACCGCCAAGCGACAAATGGATGGATGAGTTTGATGGGGTTCAATGGCGAACGGCCTGATCCACTGACCGGGCATTATTTGCTGGGTAATGGCTATCGAGCGTTTAATCCGGTGTTGATGCGGTTTAACAGTCCGGACAGTTTGAGTCCGTTTGATAGAGGCGGGTTGAATGCGTATGCGTATTGCTCGGGTGACCCTGTAAATAAAGTCGACACAACGGGACATATAGCCCAGCCAATACTTCTAAAAAAAACCTCTGCTGGAGTAGTAAATTACGTACTTGAAGGACATGTCTTGACACGTCAAAAAAATGTTAGCCTCAGTCAAGCTAGAGCCGCAAAAAAAGAATTCAATAAAATAACAAGTCAAATGAAATTACCACTCAAAAACATAGTTGAGAACGATTTCAAACAAAGAAAAGCCTATCAAATGCTAGGCACTGAGCCCATAAACCTGGAAATGATCGCAAGAAAAAAACTCGCCTTGTCTGGTGTCTCACTAAGCAGCTTGCCAATAGATGAATTCCCACCCGCCCTGCATTACCCCAACCAAGAAAAACTAAGCGCCCAGATCAATCTACTGGACTATGTGCATGGAGATCAGCCGCGAGCCGACCAGGCGTGGGGGAATAGGCTTTTCCTAGCGACGCATAGACCTGTAACACACACCAAAAACGGCGAGCCGATAACAATATCATCGGAGGTTGCTAAACAATACAATGAAAGGATGCTCGCAATTCGCGAATCCCAAAAGCAAATACTTAATCAGCAGAGGCGCCACATTTTTTCTCAACACTTCCAATTTGCTTCTTAAACAACAAGCATCTTTTAGAGAAGTTACGAGACGACATTAAGTTCAGCCGTTCGATCAAATAGCTCGCAAGTCATCCGGCCACAGAGCAGGCTCAGGGTTTGCTGCTTTACTGAAAAGACCCACCCCCCCCACGAGCCCCAACCATGAACCGCAACGACCTGCGCCGCGTGGACATGAACCTGTTGGTGATTTTCGAAACCCTGATGTTCGAGAAGAACCTGACCCGCGCCGCAGAGAAACTGTTCCTCGGCCAGCCTGCGGTCAGCGCGGCGCTGGCGCGGTTGCGGGATTTGTTCGACGATCCGCTGTTGGTGCGAAACGGCCGTAGCCTGGAGCCGACGCCGCGCGCCCTGGTGATTCTCAAGGAACTGCAGCCGGCGATGGACACCATTTCCGGCGCGGTCAGCCGGGCCAAAGATTTCGACCCCTCCACCAGCCGTGACGTGTTTCGCATCGGCCTGTCCGATGACGCCGAATTCGGTCTGTTTCCACCGTTGCTCAAGCAGATACGCGAAGAAGCGCAGAACGTTGTGGTCGTCGTGCGGCGGGTGAATTTCCTGTTGATGTCGTCGATGTTGGCGACCGGCGAGATTACTGTCGGGATCAGCTACACCACGGAATTGCCGGCCAATGCCAAGCGCAAGAAACTGCGGGACTTGAGCGTCAAGATCCTGCGCGGCGACAACCGGCCCGGCCCCCTGACGCTCGATGAATTCTGCGAACGTCCCCACGCGCTGGTGTCGTTTTCCGGGGATCTGACCGGGGCGATCGACACCGATCTCGCCCGCATCGGCCGCTCGCGCCGGGTGGTGCTGGCGGTGCCGCAGTTTGCCGGGCTGCGCGCCTTGCTGGCGGGCACCGACATGTTGGCAACGGTGCCGGATTACGCGGCGAGCGCGCTGATCGAAGGCAGTCCCCAACTGCGTGCCGA
Proteins encoded in this window:
- a CDS encoding RHS repeat-associated core domain-containing protein; the protein is MPATRATLLCHYRYDALDRLTGQGLTDAPPLQRFYCKSRLATEIQGALRQSIFQHDDWLLAQQQQQGVEHDTALLAIDQQRSVLNTLKANHQAQPIAYAPYGHRQATNGWMSLMGFNGERPDPLTGHYLLGNGYRAFNPVLMRFNSPDSWSPFDSGGLNAYAYALGNPINRVDPTGHFSFGAKGLLIGLSVAGLGLGTAGIITKNEALTYVGVGILAAGAAGVLGRYFIGASTAKISNTKPLFTDHKRVYLAEQKLSKGRGKRLIIDAHGDGTRVDKYYPEELADAVLKKHPDFDEKFTNVKLMSCNGADGGINSYGQQLANNLNKPVKAYEGVMAGLGPAQPLSRLLKITSTVTTTTTYKGAHYKYNPAIFTPNIRSS
- a CDS encoding RHS repeat-associated core domain-containing protein; the protein is MPAKRTTLLCHYRYDALDRLTGQGLTDAPPLQRFYCKSRLATEIQGALRQTLFQHDDWLLAQQQQQGVEHDTLLLATDQQRSVLNTLKANHQAQPIAYAPYGHRQATNGWMSLMGFNGERPDPLTGHYLLGNGYRAFNPVLMRFNSPDSLSPFGKGGLNSYAYCLGDPINFSDNSGRVPSKFTALYLFRAQKSIKRTLSVPELYISDIAKVDFFAFHGTGKTQARKLIKEGVLLRNTKLKGDQRGFFGSPDISTTYEYARKQELKNTNIKIPTHQIYEKDNIVEIHVRNLTSMKQGIDYDYNFYELGHPIKRDSMEFFIANHKSRAIEIRALGDTSEPKKIRLRSHEAPF
- a CDS encoding RHS repeat-associated core domain-containing protein codes for the protein MPATRATLLCQYRYDALDRLTGQGLTDAPPLQRFYCKSRLATEIQEALRQTLFQHGDWLLAQQQQQGVEHDTTLLAIDQQRSVLNTLKANHQAQPIAFAPYGHRQATNGWMSLMGFNGERPDPLTGHYLLGNGYRAFNPVLMRFNSPDSLSPFDRGGLNAYAYCSGDPVNKVDTTGHIAQPILLKKTSAGVVNYVLEGHVLTRQKNVSLSQARAAKKEFNKITSQMKLPLKNIVENDFKQRKAYQMLGTEPINLEMIARKKLALSGVSLSSLPIDEFPPALHYPNQEKLSAQINLLDYVHGDQPRADQAWGNRLFLATHRPVTHTKNGEPITISSEVAKQYNERMLAIRESQKQILNQQRRHIFSQHFQFAS
- a CDS encoding LysR substrate-binding domain-containing protein, giving the protein MNRNDLRRVDMNLLVIFETLMFEKNLTRAAEKLFLGQPAVSAALARLRDLFDDPLLVRNGRSLEPTPRALVILKELQPAMDTISGAVSRAKDFDPSTSRDVFRIGLSDDAEFGLFPPLLKQIREEAQNVVVVVRRVNFLLMSSMLATGEITVGISYTTELPANAKRKKLRDLSVKILRGDNRPGPLTLDEFCERPHALVSFSGDLTGAIDTDLARIGRSRRVVLAVPQFAGLRALLAGTDMLATVPDYAASALIEGSPQLRADDAPFEIKLSELSMVWNGVNDNDPAERWLRSKIVEHMSAPPSGH